In the Sediminibacter sp. Hel_I_10 genome, one interval contains:
- a CDS encoding M20/M25/M40 family metallo-hydrolase, with translation MKYTLAVVASLIFALTFAQTDADNLKKIYTTSLTDGMSYQWLDHLSNQIGGRLSGSLNAEKAVEYTKAEFEKLGLDKVWLQPVMVPRWVRGAPEFAYIETSPGQTTSVNICALGGSIETPNGGIKAKVIEVQGLEDLAALGEENIKGKIVFFNRPMQADLIQTFEAYGGCVDQRYSGAMEAGKYGAVGVIVRSMNLRMDDFPHTGTMSYGDLPNSQRIPSAAISTNDAELLSGMLSLNKNINFFFSQNCKQLADVQSYNVIGEITGSEFPNEIIVVGGHLDSWDLGDGSHDDGAGVVQSMDVLRLLKASGITPKRTIRAVLFMNEENGLRGGNKYAEVAKSKNETHIFALESDAGGFTPRGFSFDCSDLMFSKIESWKPLFKPYLIHYFEQGGSGADVGPLKDNTIVLAGLRPDSQRYFDYHHASNDTFDAVNKRELELGAASMTALVYLIDKYGTDSIPNESQIKD, from the coding sequence ATGAAATATACTTTAGCCGTTGTAGCAAGCTTAATTTTTGCATTGACCTTTGCTCAAACTGATGCGGATAACCTTAAAAAAATATATACCACATCGCTGACTGACGGAATGAGCTATCAATGGTTAGATCATCTTTCCAATCAAATAGGAGGACGTTTATCTGGCTCTTTAAATGCCGAAAAGGCAGTAGAATATACAAAGGCAGAGTTTGAAAAATTAGGTTTAGACAAGGTTTGGTTGCAACCGGTCATGGTACCGAGATGGGTGAGGGGCGCTCCAGAATTTGCCTATATAGAAACGTCTCCTGGTCAAACAACCAGTGTTAATATTTGCGCTTTGGGCGGTTCAATTGAAACGCCTAATGGCGGTATTAAGGCGAAAGTGATAGAGGTGCAGGGGCTAGAAGATCTTGCTGCTTTAGGTGAAGAAAATATCAAAGGTAAAATCGTGTTTTTCAATAGACCAATGCAGGCAGATCTTATCCAAACGTTTGAAGCTTACGGCGGTTGTGTAGATCAGCGTTACAGTGGCGCTATGGAAGCAGGGAAATACGGCGCAGTAGGCGTTATTGTGAGGTCTATGAATTTGAGAATGGATGATTTTCCGCATACCGGAACCATGTCTTACGGCGATTTACCAAATAGTCAGCGCATTCCATCTGCTGCCATTAGCACCAATGATGCAGAACTCTTAAGCGGAATGCTCTCACTTAACAAGAATATTAATTTCTTTTTTAGTCAAAATTGTAAACAACTGGCAGACGTGCAATCTTACAATGTTATTGGGGAAATCACGGGAAGTGAATTTCCTAATGAAATTATTGTTGTGGGTGGCCATCTTGATTCTTGGGATCTAGGTGATGGTTCTCATGATGATGGCGCAGGAGTAGTGCAATCTATGGATGTATTACGATTATTGAAAGCCAGTGGTATTACACCGAAACGTACCATCAGGGCTGTATTGTTTATGAATGAAGAAAATGGATTGCGCGGTGGAAATAAATACGCCGAAGTGGCAAAATCAAAAAACGAAACACACATCTTCGCTTTGGAAAGTGATGCAGGTGGTTTTACGCCAAGAGGCTTTAGCTTTGACTGTAGCGACCTCATGTTTTCAAAAATTGAAAGCTGGAAACCCCTCTTTAAACCTTATCTAATTCATTATTTTGAACAAGGTGGTAGTGGGGCAGATGTAGGACCTTTAAAAGATAACACTATTGTTTTAGCTGGTTTACGCCCCGATTCACAACGCTATTTTGATTACCATCATGCCAGTAACGATACTTTTGACGCGGTAAACAAACGAGAATTAGAGCTTGGAGCCGCTTCTATGACGGCTCTTGTGTATTTAATTGATAAATATGGTACAGATAGCATTCCGAATGAAAGCCAAATTAAAGACTAA
- a CDS encoding histidine kinase dimerization/phosphoacceptor domain -containing protein gives MLKLFTTFLVLFSQAYSYGQTESITQNPDQFKRIDLDSCLSWMQQHYTSNTDHFLKIGIQTLKRAEKKQNDESIAKIHETMADWHGYHGIFSPDSVVYHSEKALGYYKSSGNDLKVADTYRALSIDYMNTGELDKAQSALFKAIPLYETLDDEKGLGSAYRCLGVLYRVMEDFEKSIDYTQKAVILLEKTKDYASVAIAQFNLIISYGELNQFEEAYRAADYCIDLVNTKVPEEIFVPIRAHSYRGDVYLKALDYTNALKDFICAWELCKSHIGEQRCATYRTEIGQIYLLQKDYKKALEHLSIGVNAYEDKGQEGLIIPYRNLSETYANLGDFESAMNYKDKANNNVIKVLEDKISNLETEAIIKYETGKKDEALIAQAALLSQKSKVQQLIIAIASLLAILLLTLFFFFNKNKKKTQIIKAKSDENELLLKEIHHRVKNNLEMVKSLIALQSAQLDDPASKEAMLASQNRVQSMGIIHQKLYQGNNLGSIEMKDYFINLGDGILDTFNKEDKVTIECAMEQLELDVDTAVPIGLIVNELLTNALKYAFPKDAVGIIKISLSQTSSETLDLNVSDNGIGKIIDLTTQGTGFGSQLIKLLTLQLDGKMTEEINRGTKVSFQFKMKKAA, from the coding sequence ATGCTTAAATTATTCACAACTTTTCTTGTTCTTTTTTCTCAAGCATATTCCTATGGTCAAACGGAATCCATAACCCAAAATCCAGATCAATTTAAACGTATAGACTTAGACTCCTGTTTATCTTGGATGCAACAGCATTACACAAGCAATACGGATCACTTTTTAAAGATTGGAATTCAAACCCTAAAGCGAGCAGAAAAAAAACAGAACGATGAGTCCATCGCAAAAATTCATGAAACGATGGCTGATTGGCACGGTTATCACGGAATTTTTTCGCCAGACTCTGTTGTTTATCATTCAGAAAAAGCTCTTGGGTATTATAAGAGTTCAGGTAATGATTTAAAAGTTGCAGATACTTATAGAGCATTGTCTATAGATTACATGAATACTGGTGAGCTTGATAAGGCGCAAAGCGCGCTCTTTAAAGCAATTCCTCTTTATGAAACGCTAGATGATGAAAAAGGTCTGGGAAGCGCGTATCGATGTTTGGGAGTATTGTACAGGGTAATGGAAGATTTCGAGAAATCGATAGACTATACTCAAAAAGCCGTTATTCTTTTAGAAAAGACAAAAGATTATGCTTCTGTAGCCATTGCTCAATTTAACCTTATTATTAGTTACGGAGAACTAAACCAGTTCGAGGAGGCCTATAGGGCGGCCGATTATTGCATTGATCTTGTAAACACCAAAGTTCCAGAAGAAATTTTTGTTCCCATTAGAGCGCATTCCTACAGAGGGGACGTCTATTTAAAAGCATTGGATTACACCAATGCATTGAAAGATTTTATCTGTGCTTGGGAATTATGTAAATCTCATATTGGCGAACAGCGTTGTGCAACCTACCGTACGGAAATTGGTCAAATTTATCTGCTTCAAAAAGATTACAAAAAAGCGCTAGAACATTTAAGTATTGGTGTCAATGCTTATGAAGACAAAGGTCAAGAAGGCCTTATTATTCCATATCGCAATTTATCTGAGACCTATGCCAACTTGGGCGATTTTGAAAGCGCCATGAATTACAAGGACAAGGCCAACAACAATGTCATCAAAGTTTTAGAGGATAAAATTTCTAATCTTGAAACAGAAGCGATCATTAAATATGAGACTGGTAAAAAAGATGAAGCCCTAATTGCGCAAGCGGCTTTGTTATCTCAAAAATCAAAAGTACAGCAACTTATTATTGCCATTGCTAGTTTATTGGCAATACTATTATTGACCTTATTCTTCTTTTTCAACAAAAACAAAAAGAAAACCCAAATCATCAAAGCTAAAAGTGACGAGAATGAATTGTTGTTAAAAGAAATTCACCATCGTGTCAAAAACAACCTAGAGATGGTAAAAAGCTTAATTGCTTTACAATCTGCCCAACTCGATGATCCAGCCTCAAAAGAGGCCATGCTCGCCAGTCAAAACCGAGTGCAATCCATGGGAATTATTCATCAAAAACTGTATCAAGGAAACAACTTAGGAAGTATAGAAATGAAAGATTATTTTATCAATCTTGGTGATGGTATACTCGATACATTTAACAAAGAAGATAAAGTAACTATTGAATGCGCCATGGAACAACTGGAATTAGATGTTGATACCGCAGTGCCAATAGGTCTTATTGTAAATGAACTTTTAACCAATGCCTTAAAATATGCATTCCCAAAAGATGCTGTAGGTATTATTAAAATTAGCCTCTCGCAGACCTCTTCGGAGACTTTAGACTTAAATGTATCTGATAATGGGATAGGAAAAATTATTGATTTAACAACACAAGGTACGGGCTTTGGATCTCAGCTCATCAAACTATTAACCTTACAACTGGATGGTAAAATGACAGAGGAAATTAACCGTGGCACTAAAGTGTCTTTTCAATTTAAAATGAAAAAAGCAGCCTAA
- a CDS encoding LytTR family DNA-binding domain-containing protein, with amino-acid sequence MLEPIKILIVEDEMIIGAHISLQLTMLGYEIVGIIPRGEEALLHFKNNRPDIVLLDIQLKGRLDGIETAIAMQKEYNVPIIYLTANTNDDYFNRAKCTNPFAFISKPFKKLDLQRAIELTVNHIQEHQLEDNNLSQVHQSSPFLLSDCIFVRHHEKMLKVYIKDIFYIEAERNYCRIYSKGKEYLLVMTLKQMDKKLPERHFLRVHRSYIVNLSQINEVATSHIVIEKKAIPVSKSLKEELLKRLHTI; translated from the coding sequence ATGCTAGAACCTATTAAGATTTTAATTGTAGAAGATGAAATGATTATTGGTGCTCATATTTCTTTACAATTAACCATGTTAGGTTACGAAATAGTAGGCATTATTCCCCGTGGTGAAGAGGCCTTACTTCACTTTAAGAATAATCGCCCAGATATTGTTTTGTTAGACATTCAACTTAAAGGCCGTTTAGATGGTATTGAGACCGCTATTGCCATGCAGAAGGAATATAATGTACCCATCATCTATTTAACTGCCAATACCAATGATGACTATTTTAATAGGGCAAAATGTACAAATCCCTTCGCCTTTATATCTAAACCCTTTAAAAAATTAGATTTGCAACGTGCTATAGAATTAACTGTAAATCACATTCAAGAGCACCAATTAGAAGACAATAATCTAAGTCAAGTTCATCAGAGCTCTCCTTTTCTTTTGAGCGACTGTATATTTGTTCGCCATCATGAAAAGATGCTAAAGGTTTACATAAAAGATATTTTCTATATCGAAGCCGAACGAAATTACTGTCGTATTTATTCAAAAGGCAAGGAATATCTTTTAGTAATGACTTTAAAGCAAATGGATAAAAAACTACCTGAGAGGCATTTTCTTAGAGTACATCGATCATATATTGTAAATCTCTCCCAAATAAATGAAGTGGCTACAAGTCACATTGTCATAGAAAAAAAAGCAATCCCTGTAAGTAAATCTTTAAAAGAAGAGCTGCTAAAAAGGCTTCATACTATCTAG
- a CDS encoding MFS transporter — MSRLKLSSNLTDNAFTRYFTFSALYIAQGIPEGITFFAIPAWLAMNDKSALEIASFVGVIGIPWSFKIIIAPLMDRFTLLDMGRKRPWVIFGQLGLILSFLSIGFVPDPLNNMSGLMTAGFFISFFGAFQDVATDGMAVDVIPIDEQARANGLMWGTKIMGTSLSLVAGTALMNALGFSFAISSLSIAVAIIMIVPIYFRERPGEKLMPWTTGSTSADSKQTQLRSWLQIIKSLYRVVRLKSSMVFAIGVFATGCMFGLVDTLMPIFSIQELGWTNAYFSNVFSVTSIIGGFLGMFIGGYLVDCFGKIKMLTFYLSVTAVLITCFAFITDLWTNTLVMYAFILVYYTLATFLCIAIFASAMHLCWKTVAATQFTLYMALSNMGRASGAAILGVIKSNFNWEIVFLFTAAMPIIMLVLIQFINFDKHRVKVDSFVILDQTLVAPQVIKD, encoded by the coding sequence ATGTCTAGATTAAAACTGAGCAGTAATCTCACCGATAATGCCTTCACCCGGTACTTTACATTTTCAGCATTATATATTGCACAGGGCATTCCCGAAGGGATAACGTTTTTTGCCATTCCTGCATGGTTAGCCATGAATGATAAATCGGCTTTAGAAATAGCATCATTTGTAGGTGTGATTGGCATTCCTTGGAGTTTTAAAATCATTATAGCCCCACTGATGGATCGTTTTACGCTTTTAGATATGGGAAGAAAACGACCTTGGGTTATTTTCGGACAGCTAGGTCTTATTCTTAGTTTTTTAAGCATTGGTTTTGTACCTGATCCATTGAATAACATGTCCGGCTTAATGACTGCTGGCTTTTTTATAAGCTTTTTTGGAGCGTTTCAGGATGTTGCCACAGATGGTATGGCGGTTGACGTGATTCCCATAGATGAGCAAGCCAGAGCAAATGGTTTAATGTGGGGTACAAAAATCATGGGCACATCGTTATCACTCGTTGCTGGTACGGCACTTATGAATGCGCTTGGCTTTTCTTTTGCCATTTCCTCACTTTCAATAGCGGTGGCCATAATCATGATTGTTCCTATCTATTTTAGAGAGCGTCCTGGAGAAAAACTAATGCCATGGACTACAGGTAGTACCTCTGCAGATTCAAAACAGACCCAACTTAGAAGTTGGTTACAGATTATTAAAAGTCTTTACAGAGTCGTTAGACTAAAGTCAAGTATGGTATTTGCCATTGGCGTATTTGCAACAGGCTGTATGTTTGGTCTTGTAGACACATTGATGCCCATTTTTAGTATCCAAGAGTTGGGTTGGACAAATGCTTACTTCTCAAATGTATTCTCTGTTACATCGATTATTGGGGGATTTTTAGGAATGTTTATTGGAGGGTATTTGGTGGATTGTTTTGGTAAAATCAAAATGCTCACCTTTTATCTTTCCGTAACGGCCGTCCTTATTACTTGCTTTGCTTTCATCACTGACTTATGGACCAACACATTGGTCATGTATGCCTTCATTCTCGTGTATTATACCTTAGCCACATTTTTATGTATTGCCATTTTTGCATCGGCCATGCACTTATGCTGGAAAACCGTAGCCGCCACTCAATTTACCCTTTACATGGCTTTATCCAATATGGGCAGAGCATCTGGAGCCGCCATATTAGGAGTTATAAAAAGTAACTTTAATTGGGAAATCGTTTTTCTTTTTACAGCAGCAATGCCCATTATCATGCTTGTGCTTATTCAGTTTATCAATTTTGATAAACATCGGGTTAAGGTGGATAGTTTCGTGATTTTAGATCAAACCTTAGTGGCTCCCCAAGTCATAAAAGATTGA
- a CDS encoding response regulator transcription factor: MSLIKLAIVEDDHLVQDSLNTFFEAQDYVRCLHLSSSVEDFLKTEKASEDHIDVILLDINLLGMSGIEGIPLIMDQCPNTDIVMLTTFEDNESIFKALCAGACSYLSKKTPLKKILEAVEVVYKGGSYMSPSIARKIVNQYAKKRSKLSVLTDRQQDIVKGIVDGKSYKMIADDLFVSIDTVRSHIKNIYKALNINSKAELIRKSYDDDL, from the coding sequence TTGTCGCTCATAAAACTTGCCATAGTTGAAGATGATCACTTGGTTCAAGACAGTTTAAACACTTTTTTTGAAGCTCAAGACTACGTGCGCTGTTTGCATTTGTCATCGTCGGTTGAAGATTTTTTAAAAACAGAAAAGGCTAGTGAAGATCACATTGATGTGATCTTATTGGATATTAATCTCTTAGGAATGTCTGGTATAGAGGGGATCCCCTTAATTATGGACCAATGCCCTAACACCGATATTGTGATGCTAACCACGTTTGAGGATAATGAGAGTATTTTTAAAGCCCTGTGCGCTGGTGCTTGTTCCTATCTTTCTAAAAAAACACCTTTAAAAAAAATACTAGAAGCAGTAGAGGTGGTCTATAAAGGCGGCTCTTACATGTCTCCGTCAATAGCGCGAAAAATCGTGAATCAATATGCGAAAAAGCGCTCTAAGCTTTCTGTTTTAACAGATAGGCAACAAGATATTGTAAAAGGTATCGTTGATGGAAAGAGTTATAAAATGATTGCCGATGATTTGTTTGTTTCTATTGATACGGTACGCAGCCATATTAAGAACATTTATAAAGCTCTAAATATTAATAGCAAGGCAGAACTTATTAGAAAATCGTACGATGATGATCTTTAA
- a CDS encoding sensor histidine kinase: MPIYNSNSFRFILLFFLQIGMLFAQNLSQIDVLTTADGLNFRDVRAIAQDDSGLMWFGTSQGLNRYDGYNFKVYNSDKKNPFFIEEELFTSTMVFDKDEDALWFMANEDLFKLHLPTDSITAYNEPDGIKGKVLGVLKVEDGAIWIITEDYWSTKADKPKQYLQKYKDGKFEVMASISRINKGFSRLSQDSEGFLWWSTPNGNLKYHIDGTLLAFYDLGNYEWHGSEMHFVASFFDCNNRHYYFPHDGGIYVLNEENQSSERILDVDNEFGHAIQDEEGYTWFAGQQRLYRMSPQEDFVDYTDKLLDHFDYTKINSLFIDASNLLWVATDNGLFKIRTGTQMFKNVFKSSKSGWGNSMRGVFEDHQGTIYAHCENKNSLFSQDVTGKIDTLKLYAESNEKIELHYACSFFVFNKAKTHVFTVGKTMYKINLETGETVSYDQFIPNLKVYGPNPLIRLRDGRLLFGYILSRLLLFDPETEKSEAVFSDDFEFDEVSDLAYFFQSKTEDMIWVGTQNSGLLKINLNGSIEETYSIYTNPSVSKNNILVIDEDSDGSLWIGTYGGGLNHISKDGTTIKKYSKAQGLADDNVTGILRDKKDNLWISTYNGISYFDKQTELFQNFYTEDGLSHNECNYSSCLIDSQGNYYFGGMNGLNVFKPDDVFKTSEPPQLRFLGISGYNSKNKSSFNTDYSHNKFTELTISPYDQYFQLDWTMPSFFNNQKSTYSTTLEGYEDRWFYQGHKASIRYNKLPAGDYVLKVKGTDAIGNESAAMLSIPIKVKQIFYKTWWFILSALCAAILFGYSVFRYRLNQVIAMERLRTKISSDLHDDVGSMLSGLAMQTELLEINANEADKFKLQKIATISRSAVSQMRDLVWSIDSRRGTVDDLIERMQELAEELLLPMDIAFNIEASTIINPNKKLPAEIKQNVFMIYKEALTNCLKHANATKVNVSFSNINKGCELSIKDNGTNTPCLKYTGLGLSNMALRAEKINGQLRFEKEKGFGVILRLPFNL; the protein is encoded by the coding sequence ATGCCTATTTATAACTCTAATAGTTTTAGGTTTATTTTGCTTTTTTTTCTGCAGATAGGGATGCTCTTTGCCCAAAACCTGTCTCAAATAGACGTTTTAACTACGGCCGATGGACTTAATTTTCGAGATGTTAGAGCGATAGCCCAAGACGATTCTGGTCTGATGTGGTTCGGTACCTCTCAAGGTCTTAATCGCTATGATGGTTATAATTTTAAGGTCTACAACAGCGATAAAAAAAATCCTTTTTTTATTGAAGAAGAGCTGTTTACTTCTACAATGGTTTTTGACAAAGACGAGGATGCTTTGTGGTTTATGGCGAATGAAGATCTCTTTAAATTGCATTTGCCGACAGATTCTATAACAGCATACAATGAGCCAGATGGTATAAAAGGAAAGGTTCTTGGGGTTCTTAAGGTAGAAGATGGTGCTATCTGGATAATTACCGAAGATTATTGGTCAACTAAAGCAGATAAGCCTAAACAGTATCTTCAGAAATATAAAGACGGTAAATTTGAGGTCATGGCATCAATTTCTAGAATCAACAAAGGTTTTAGTCGATTGTCTCAAGATTCAGAAGGGTTTTTATGGTGGAGTACCCCAAATGGTAACTTAAAGTATCATATTGATGGAACCTTATTGGCATTTTATGATTTGGGAAATTATGAGTGGCATGGTTCTGAGATGCATTTTGTAGCCTCTTTTTTTGATTGCAACAACAGACATTATTACTTTCCTCACGATGGCGGTATCTATGTTTTAAATGAAGAAAATCAAAGTTCTGAAAGAATTCTTGATGTAGATAATGAGTTTGGCCATGCCATTCAAGATGAAGAGGGCTATACGTGGTTTGCCGGTCAACAACGCTTGTATCGCATGAGTCCGCAAGAGGACTTTGTAGATTATACCGATAAACTTCTTGACCATTTTGACTATACCAAAATAAATAGTCTTTTCATAGATGCCAGCAATTTACTGTGGGTGGCAACTGATAACGGACTCTTTAAAATACGTACCGGTACCCAGATGTTCAAAAATGTATTTAAGTCTAGTAAATCGGGTTGGGGAAATAGCATGCGAGGTGTGTTTGAGGACCATCAAGGTACTATTTATGCACATTGCGAAAATAAGAACAGTTTATTTTCCCAAGATGTGACCGGTAAAATTGATACACTCAAATTATATGCTGAGAGTAATGAAAAAATAGAACTGCATTATGCCTGCAGTTTTTTTGTTTTCAATAAAGCCAAAACTCATGTATTTACCGTTGGAAAAACCATGTACAAGATCAATTTGGAAACAGGAGAAACAGTGAGTTACGATCAATTTATCCCTAATCTTAAGGTTTATGGTCCTAATCCATTGATAAGGCTTAGAGACGGTCGGTTGTTATTTGGCTACATCCTATCAAGATTGCTTCTGTTTGATCCTGAAACAGAAAAAAGTGAAGCCGTGTTTTCGGATGATTTTGAATTTGATGAAGTTTCTGATCTGGCTTATTTCTTTCAAAGCAAAACTGAAGATATGATTTGGGTAGGCACACAAAACAGTGGCCTATTAAAGATAAATTTAAATGGTAGTATAGAGGAGACGTATTCCATATACACAAACCCCAGTGTTTCAAAGAATAATATTTTAGTTATAGATGAAGACTCAGATGGCAGTTTATGGATTGGCACTTATGGAGGCGGCCTTAATCATATTTCTAAGGATGGTACAACAATAAAAAAATACAGTAAGGCACAAGGTTTGGCCGATGATAATGTGACAGGGATTCTAAGGGATAAAAAGGACAATCTTTGGATAAGCACTTACAATGGTATTTCTTATTTTGATAAGCAAACGGAGTTGTTTCAAAACTTTTATACTGAAGATGGCTTATCCCATAATGAATGTAATTATTCGTCTTGTTTGATAGACAGTCAAGGCAACTATTATTTTGGCGGGATGAACGGTTTAAATGTCTTTAAACCTGATGATGTTTTCAAAACATCAGAGCCTCCGCAGTTGCGATTTTTAGGGATTTCTGGATATAATAGTAAAAACAAAAGTAGTTTCAATACAGATTACAGCCACAATAAATTTACAGAATTGACGATTTCACCATATGATCAATATTTTCAATTAGACTGGACAATGCCTAGCTTTTTTAATAATCAAAAGAGCACCTATAGCACTACCTTAGAAGGGTATGAAGACCGATGGTTTTATCAAGGTCATAAAGCGAGTATTCGTTATAATAAATTACCTGCTGGAGATTATGTTTTAAAAGTAAAAGGAACAGATGCTATAGGGAACGAAAGTGCTGCCATGCTCTCGATACCTATTAAAGTAAAACAGATATTTTATAAAACCTGGTGGTTTATTCTTTCGGCGCTATGTGCTGCCATATTATTTGGATATTCCGTATTTCGATACCGTCTCAATCAAGTGATTGCCATGGAGCGTTTGCGCACAAAGATTTCTAGTGATCTGCATGACGATGTGGGGTCGATGCTTTCGGGCTTGGCCATGCAAACTGAATTATTAGAAATCAATGCTAATGAGGCCGATAAGTTTAAACTTCAAAAAATAGCTACAATTAGCAGAAGTGCTGTCTCACAAATGCGAGACTTGGTTTGGAGCATCGATAGCCGGCGTGGCACCGTTGATGATTTAATAGAACGCATGCAAGAATTGGCCGAAGAGCTTCTTTTGCCAATGGATATTGCTTTCAATATAGAGGCATCTACCATCATCAATCCTAATAAAAAACTTCCGGCAGAGATTAAACAAAATGTATTCATGATCTATAAGGAAGCATTGACCAATTGTCTAAAGCATGCAAATGCCACAAAAGTCAATGTGAGTTTTTCCAATATCAATAAAGGTTGCGAGCTTTCTATAAAAGATAATGGGACCAATACACCTTGCTTAAAATATACGGGTTTAGGACTATCTAACATGGCGCTTCGTGCTGAAAAGATAAACGGACAACTTCGTTTTGAAAAAGAAAAAGGATTTGGTGTCATTTTAAGATTGCCTTTCAACTTATAA
- a CDS encoding M23 family metallopeptidase → MSDAIAKPSARTVFERDLKDHDSLFKRYNLNLTLSKSNGLKIDLPVSLVAETDSVDFKTLSYVLALKRGERLKVASEVSADSLQLLIDLFAIENDSTIAENPLVSNEPGVNTLDFSVSENSNYKLVITPALSAALKFHIAIYREPTFLFPVSGKGNSAIQSFWGATRAGGKRSHKGIDIFASRGTPVIAVTDGFITNTGNRGLGGKQVWLRDGVFGQSLYYAHLDSINVTGGNRVTIGDTLGFVGNTGNARTTSPHLHFGIYTKSGAIDPLPFVKEAERPKPNNGSVFKKGKTRLAINELRVGDGVTNEKIKDLGPNVPLKILSKVGDWFHLQINDSLEGFMHESLILERN, encoded by the coding sequence GTGTCAGATGCTATAGCAAAACCTTCTGCTAGAACTGTTTTTGAAAGAGATTTAAAAGATCATGATTCCTTATTTAAACGCTACAATTTAAATCTCACGTTATCAAAATCCAACGGTTTAAAAATTGATTTACCGGTTTCGCTAGTTGCGGAGACAGATTCTGTTGATTTTAAGACCTTATCTTATGTCTTAGCTTTAAAGAGAGGAGAGCGCTTAAAAGTTGCTTCAGAGGTTAGTGCAGATAGTCTACAATTGTTGATTGATCTTTTTGCTATTGAAAACGATTCAACTATAGCGGAGAATCCGTTGGTTTCAAATGAACCGGGAGTGAATACTTTAGATTTCTCAGTATCTGAAAACTCAAATTATAAGTTGGTGATCACACCAGCATTAAGTGCAGCATTAAAATTTCATATTGCTATTTATAGGGAACCTACATTTCTATTTCCAGTGAGTGGTAAAGGGAATTCGGCAATTCAAAGTTTTTGGGGAGCAACTAGAGCAGGTGGTAAACGCTCCCATAAGGGGATTGATATTTTTGCAAGTCGAGGTACTCCTGTGATTGCTGTAACAGACGGATTTATTACCAATACTGGTAATAGGGGCCTGGGAGGTAAACAAGTGTGGTTGCGAGATGGTGTTTTTGGCCAGTCTTTATATTATGCACATTTAGACAGTATAAATGTAACTGGAGGTAATAGAGTGACAATAGGAGATACCCTAGGTTTTGTTGGTAATACGGGTAATGCGAGAACCACAAGTCCGCATTTGCATTTTGGCATATATACCAAATCAGGCGCAATAGACCCATTGCCATTTGTAAAAGAGGCGGAACGTCCTAAACCAAACAACGGTTCCGTATTTAAAAAAGGTAAAACCCGTTTAGCGATTAATGAATTAAGAGTTGGTGATGGCGTTACTAATGAAAAAATAAAGGATTTAGGTCCAAACGTACCGCTTAAAATTTTAAGCAAAGTAGGAGATTGGTTTCATCTCCAAATCAATGATAGTTTAGAGGGTTTTATGCACGAATCTTTGATTTTAGAACGGAATTGA
- a CDS encoding nuclear transport factor 2 family protein, translated as MIKNIFLFVIAVSLFTSCETKDKRYTQQSPEIDTVKQLISNYNNKNYDISMYADTSKTSYNMYQKSLTPEETIAYHKANDHIYASRGFIEKDQEYEMVVTDDGKTWVNFWSDWKGTLAGNNQEIFIPIHLTYQFIDGKIVRESGYWNASQVMLAQEKIEKDAADMSDIEDTSETDAN; from the coding sequence ATGATTAAAAATATATTCTTATTCGTCATTGCCGTAAGTCTTTTTACAAGCTGTGAAACCAAAGACAAGCGTTACACTCAACAATCTCCAGAAATTGACACCGTCAAGCAGCTCATAAGTAACTACAACAACAAAAATTACGATATCAGCATGTATGCAGATACCTCAAAAACAAGTTACAACATGTATCAAAAATCACTGACTCCAGAAGAAACCATAGCATACCATAAGGCCAATGATCACATATATGCTTCCCGAGGTTTTATAGAGAAAGATCAAGAGTATGAAATGGTAGTTACCGATGATGGCAAAACCTGGGTTAACTTTTGGTCTGATTGGAAGGGAACGCTCGCTGGAAACAATCAAGAGATCTTTATACCAATACACCTCACCTATCAATTTATAGATGGTAAAATTGTAAGAGAATCCGGTTATTGGAATGCATCCCAAGTGATGCTGGCACAAGAAAAGATAGAAAAAGATGCAGCTGATATGAGTGATATTGAGGACACTTCTGAAACAGATGCAAACTAA